From Garra rufa chromosome 19, GarRuf1.0, whole genome shotgun sequence, the proteins below share one genomic window:
- the st8sia5 gene encoding alpha-2,8-sialyltransferase 8E: MGYSDPTSSRDLLGNRSLCFIFICAFGLVTLLQQILYGKNYIKSGQQFSRLKGEEVGNWSGLISYPDDGGMKPARNGRKRCVRHNFRHSEAQSSVFIRPCIADFKKKKKEKKRYLERSEGSLEYNSTSCKELRQEITDVKVLTMVKTSELFERWRNLQVCKWQQNKEETDNFKMSLSRCCNAPSFLFTTKRNTPSGTKLRPPLLHCPGPPLFQKLEKWRKPFYDVLKNYENSSVVLPAFYNTRNTDVSFRVKYMLDDFESARGVFFFHPQYLLNVQRFWAVQGVRAKRLSSGLMLVTAAMELCEEVHLYGFWAFPMNPSGIFITHHYYDNVKPRPGFHAMPYEIFNFMHMHARGIVHVHTGPCR, encoded by the exons ATGGGCTACTCAGATCCCACATCTAGTAGAGATCTGTTGGGAAACAGAtccttgtgttttattttcatatgTGCTTTTGGACTGGTCACCTTATTGCAGCAAATCCTTTATGGCAAGAATTACATTAAAAG TGGGCAACAGTTTTCCCGCCTCAAAGGAGAGGAGGTGGGCAACTGGAGCGGGCTCATTAGTTACCCCGATGATGGAGGGATGAAGCCGGCCAGAAATGGGAGGAAAAG ATGTGTCCGTCACAATTTTCGGCATTCAGAGGCTCAGAGCTCCGTATTTATCAGGCCGTGCATAGCTGattttaagaagaaaaaaaaagaaaagaaaag GTATCTGGAACGCTCCGAAGGCTCTTTGGAGTACAACTCCACCTCCTGCAAGGAGCTACGGCAAGAAATCACAGATGTGAAAGTACTGACCAT GGTGAAGACATCAGAACTGTTTGAGCGCTGGAGGAACCTGCAGGTGTGTAAGTGGCAGCAAAACAAGGAGGAGACGGATAACTTCAA GATGTCTCTGTCACGCTGCTGCAATGCCCCCTCCTTCCTGTTTACCACGAAGAGAAACACTCCCTCAGGCACCAAACTGC GTCCTCCATTACTCCACTGCCCAGGTCCACCACT GTTTCAAAAGTTGGAGAAGTGGAGAAAGCCATTTTACGACGTTCTGAAGAATTACGAGAACTCCTCGGTAGTTTTGCCGGCGTTCTACAACACGAGGAACACAGACGTGTCGTTTCGGGTCAAGTACATGCTGGACGACTTCGAGTCGGCCCGCGGCGTCTTCTTCTTCCACCCGCAGTACCTGCTGAACGTGCAGCGCTTCTGGGCCGTGCAGGGCGTCCGTGCTAAACGCCTCAGCAGCGGCCTGATGCTGGTCACCGCGGCCATGGAGCTATGTGAAGAAGTGCATCTCTACGGCTTCTGGGCGTTTCCCATGAACCCCTCTGGCATCTTCATAACACACCATTACTATGACAACGTCAAGCCCCGCCCTGGTTTCCACGCCATGCCGTACGAGATCTTCAACTTCATGCACATGCACGCTCGCGGCATCGTGCACGTGCACACGGGGCCCTGCAGGTGA